From the genome of Hymenobacter sp. PAMC 26628, one region includes:
- a CDS encoding 3-hydroxyacyl-CoA dehydrogenase/enoyl-CoA hydratase family protein gives MKRIIKKVAVLGSGVMGSRIACHFANIGVQVLLLDIAPKELLPAEQAKGLELGAPAVRNRIVNAALQAAIVANPSPLYRKSEASRIKTGNFDDNLKEIAGCDWVIEVVVERLDIKKSLYERVEEFRKKGTLITSNTSGIPIHLLAEGRSDDFKQNFCGTHFFNPPRYLKLLEVIPTPDTKPEVVDFLLHYGDLYLGKTTVLAKDTPGFIANRVGVFALLDAMQTMQKLGLTVEETDKLTGPVIGHAKSATLRTSDVVGLDTTINVANGLAQGLPNDEAKDTFALPDFVQKMGENKWLGDKTGQGFYKKVKGEGGKSEIYALDLNTLEYKPSQKVKFATLELTKTIDKVADRFKVLVAGKDKAGEFYRLSFGSLFAYVSNRVPEIADELYKIDDALRAGFGWELGPYETWDALGVQAGIDLAKATGRTVAPWVAEMLAAGHQAFYQVSVAGVREFYDIASKSYQPVPGVENFIILDNLRASGKVLWKNSGASIIDLGDGILNVEFHSKMNAIGQDVIQGLLKGIDMAEGGYRGLVVGNDAPAFSAGANLGLVYMQAVEQEFDELNLMISQFQQAMMRLRYSSIPVVGAPHGLALGGGCELNLHCDRVVAAAETYMGLVEFGVGLIPGGGGTKEMTLRTAAKYEDGEPEYNLLRNTYMTISTAKVSTSAAEAFDLGFLRRGDEVVVNGSRVIAQAKAAALELADAGYTQPSQKTNIKVHGKGALAMFRTGVYAMQQGNYISKHDELIANKLAYVMCGGDLSAPTEVSEQYLLDLERDAFLSLCGERKTLERIQSILTTGKPLRN, from the coding sequence ATGAAACGAATCATCAAAAAAGTAGCCGTTCTGGGCTCCGGCGTTATGGGCTCGCGCATTGCATGCCACTTCGCCAACATCGGCGTGCAGGTGCTGCTGCTCGACATTGCGCCCAAAGAGCTGTTGCCTGCCGAGCAGGCCAAAGGCCTGGAGCTGGGGGCCCCTGCCGTGCGCAACCGCATCGTGAACGCCGCGCTCCAAGCCGCAATCGTTGCCAACCCGTCGCCTCTCTACCGCAAGAGCGAGGCCAGCCGCATCAAAACCGGCAACTTCGACGACAATCTGAAGGAAATTGCCGGCTGCGACTGGGTAATTGAGGTGGTGGTGGAGCGACTCGACATCAAAAAGAGCCTCTACGAGCGCGTGGAGGAGTTTCGCAAGAAGGGCACGCTCATCACGAGCAACACCAGCGGCATCCCCATTCACCTGCTGGCCGAGGGCCGCTCGGATGATTTCAAGCAAAATTTCTGCGGCACGCACTTCTTCAACCCGCCGCGGTACCTGAAGCTGTTGGAGGTGATTCCGACGCCCGACACCAAGCCGGAAGTGGTTGATTTCCTGCTGCACTACGGCGATTTGTACCTGGGCAAAACCACCGTGCTGGCCAAGGATACGCCCGGCTTCATCGCCAACCGCGTGGGCGTATTCGCCCTACTCGACGCCATGCAAACCATGCAGAAGCTGGGCCTGACCGTGGAGGAAACCGACAAGCTGACGGGGCCCGTGATTGGCCACGCGAAGTCAGCCACGCTGCGCACCTCCGACGTGGTGGGCCTCGACACAACCATTAACGTGGCCAACGGCTTGGCCCAGGGCCTGCCCAACGACGAGGCTAAGGACACGTTTGCCCTGCCCGATTTCGTGCAGAAAATGGGTGAGAACAAGTGGCTGGGCGACAAAACCGGCCAGGGCTTCTACAAGAAAGTAAAGGGCGAAGGCGGCAAGTCAGAAATCTACGCCCTCGACCTCAACACGCTGGAATACAAGCCTTCGCAGAAGGTAAAGTTTGCCACGTTGGAGCTGACCAAGACCATCGACAAGGTGGCCGACCGCTTCAAGGTACTGGTGGCGGGTAAGGACAAGGCCGGCGAATTTTACCGCCTAAGCTTCGGGAGCCTGTTTGCCTACGTGAGCAACCGCGTGCCCGAAATTGCCGACGAGCTGTACAAGATTGACGACGCCCTGCGCGCCGGCTTCGGCTGGGAGCTGGGGCCCTACGAAACCTGGGACGCGCTGGGCGTGCAAGCCGGCATTGACCTGGCCAAAGCTACCGGCCGCACCGTGGCCCCGTGGGTGGCGGAAATGCTGGCCGCTGGCCACCAGGCCTTTTACCAGGTGAGCGTCGCCGGCGTGCGCGAGTTCTACGACATTGCTTCAAAAAGCTACCAGCCGGTGCCGGGCGTGGAGAACTTTATCATTCTCGACAACCTGCGGGCCAGTGGCAAGGTGCTGTGGAAGAACAGCGGCGCCTCCATCATCGACCTCGGCGACGGCATTCTGAACGTGGAGTTCCATTCGAAGATGAACGCCATAGGCCAGGACGTGATTCAGGGCCTGCTCAAGGGCATCGACATGGCCGAAGGCGGCTACCGGGGCTTAGTAGTGGGCAACGACGCGCCTGCCTTCTCGGCCGGGGCCAACCTGGGCTTGGTGTACATGCAGGCCGTGGAGCAGGAATTTGACGAGCTGAACTTGATGATTAGCCAGTTCCAGCAGGCCATGATGCGGCTGCGCTATAGTAGCATCCCAGTGGTGGGGGCCCCCCACGGCCTGGCCCTGGGCGGCGGCTGCGAGCTGAACCTGCACTGCGACCGGGTGGTGGCCGCGGCCGAAACCTACATGGGCCTGGTCGAATTCGGCGTGGGCCTGATTCCCGGCGGCGGTGGCACCAAGGAAATGACGCTGCGCACCGCCGCCAAGTACGAAGACGGCGAGCCCGAATACAACCTGCTGCGCAACACCTACATGACCATCAGCACGGCCAAAGTTTCGACCTCGGCGGCGGAGGCCTTCGACCTGGGCTTCCTGCGCCGGGGCGACGAAGTGGTGGTCAACGGCAGCCGCGTGATTGCCCAGGCCAAGGCCGCCGCCCTGGAGCTGGCCGACGCCGGCTACACCCAGCCCAGCCAGAAAACCAACATCAAAGTGCACGGCAAGGGGGCCCTGGCCATGTTCCGCACCGGTGTGTACGCCATGCAGCAGGGCAACTACATTTCGAAGCACGACGAGCTGATTGCCAACAAGCTGGCCTACGTGATGTGCGGCGGTGACCTGTCGGCCCCCACCGAAGTGAGCGAGCAATACCTGCTGGACCTGGAGCGCGATGCCTTCCTGAGCCTCTGCGGCGAGCGCAAGACGCTGGAGCGGATTCAAAGCATTCTCACCACCGGTAAGCCGCTGCGCAACTAA
- a CDS encoding acetyl-CoA C-acyltransferase has translation MTESIKMANTAYIVAGYRTAVGKAPRGVFRFTRPDDLAAEVIKHLMKSVPALDPSRVDDVIVGNAVPEAEQGLQMGRLISLLALPINVPGLIVNRYCGSGVETIAMAVGKITAGMAECIIAGGTESMSMVPTVGWKTVPNYKLANEHPDYYMGMGLTAEAVAQDYKISRQDQDEFSYNSHQKAIKAIKEGKFAKSIVPITVEETYLDQATGKKKNRSYVVDTDEGPRADTSIEALAKLRPVFAANGSVTAGNSSQTSDGAAFVLVMSERLVKELNLEPIARMVTYATEGVDPRIMGMGPIKAVPKALKQAGMKLDDIDLFELNEAFASQSLAVVRELGIDTEKLNVNGGAIALGHPLGCSGAKLSIQLFDELRDRGQKYGIVTACVGGGQGVAGIYELLK, from the coding sequence ATGACAGAATCTATCAAAATGGCCAATACCGCCTATATCGTCGCCGGCTACCGCACCGCCGTTGGCAAAGCCCCCCGTGGCGTGTTCCGCTTCACCCGCCCCGACGACCTTGCCGCCGAGGTCATCAAACACCTCATGAAATCGGTGCCCGCGCTGGATCCCAGCCGCGTCGACGACGTGATTGTGGGCAACGCCGTGCCCGAGGCCGAGCAGGGCCTGCAAATGGGCCGCCTCATCTCGCTGCTGGCGCTGCCCATCAACGTGCCCGGCCTCATCGTGAACCGCTACTGCGGCTCGGGCGTGGAAACCATCGCCATGGCAGTGGGCAAAATCACGGCCGGCATGGCCGAGTGCATCATCGCCGGCGGCACCGAAAGCATGAGCATGGTGCCCACCGTGGGCTGGAAAACCGTGCCCAACTACAAGCTCGCCAACGAGCACCCCGACTACTACATGGGCATGGGCCTGACGGCCGAAGCCGTGGCCCAGGACTACAAAATCTCGCGCCAGGACCAAGACGAGTTTTCTTACAATTCGCACCAGAAGGCCATCAAGGCCATCAAGGAAGGCAAGTTTGCCAAGAGCATCGTGCCCATTACAGTGGAAGAAACCTACCTCGACCAGGCCACCGGCAAGAAGAAAAACCGCTCCTACGTGGTGGACACCGACGAGGGCCCCCGCGCCGATACGTCCATCGAAGCCCTGGCCAAGTTGCGCCCCGTGTTCGCTGCCAACGGCAGCGTCACGGCCGGCAACTCGTCCCAAACCTCCGACGGCGCGGCCTTCGTACTGGTGATGTCGGAGCGCCTAGTGAAGGAGTTGAACCTGGAGCCCATCGCCCGCATGGTCACCTACGCCACCGAGGGCGTGGACCCGCGCATCATGGGCATGGGCCCCATCAAGGCCGTGCCGAAAGCCCTCAAGCAAGCCGGCATGAAGCTGGACGACATTGACTTGTTTGAGCTAAACGAGGCCTTCGCTTCGCAGAGCCTGGCCGTGGTGCGCGAGCTAGGCATCGACACCGAAAAGCTGAACGTGAACGGCGGGGCCATTGCCCTGGGCCACCCGCTGGGCTGCTCGGGCGCTAAGCTCTCCATCCAGCTCTTCGACGAGCTGCGCGACCGGGGCCAGAAATACGGCATCGTCACGGCCTGCGTGGGCGGCGGCCAGGGCGTCGCCGGCATCTACGAGCTGCTGAAGTAG
- a CDS encoding type II toxin-antitoxin system HicA family toxin: protein MEADGWVLVRQSGSHVQFKHPAKLGLVTLAGHKPSDDVAIGTAMNILKQAGLR from the coding sequence ATTGAGGCAGACGGTTGGGTATTGGTACGGCAATCTGGAAGCCACGTGCAATTCAAACATCCGGCTAAACTTGGTTTGGTTACTTTAGCTGGCCACAAACCGTCTGACGACGTGGCCATCGGTACAGCCATGAACATCCTAAAGCAAGCTGGCTTGCGCTGA
- a CDS encoding type II toxin-antitoxin system HicB family antitoxin: MKKYLVIFEHTSTGYSAYAPDLPGLAAFGETRAEVEQNAREGIAFHIEGLLLEGLPIPEPSTESATLEVAVA; this comes from the coding sequence ATGAAAAAATACCTGGTAATTTTCGAGCACACTTCCACCGGCTATTCTGCTTATGCGCCAGACTTACCCGGCCTGGCTGCTTTCGGTGAAACGCGTGCCGAGGTTGAGCAAAACGCACGCGAAGGCATTGCCTTCCACATCGAAGGCTTATTGCTGGAGGGCTTGCCAATACCAGAGCCCAGCACGGAATCAGCAACGCTGGAAGTAGCAGTTGCTTAA
- a CDS encoding acyl-CoA dehydrogenase family protein: MEVSQKAVVKGGEFIIKPTDAQDVFTPADFSEEQRLMHQTCLDFVAQEVTPLLERLDNHEEGLMRGLMEKAGQQGLFGVSIPEQFGGLDMDFPTALRVTEGVGGGHSFPVAFAAHTGIAMLPILYFGTDAQKEKYLPGLTDGTLMGAYCLTEPGSGSDALGAKTKAVLNAEGTHYVLNGQKMWITNAGFADVFIVFAKIDGEQFTGFIVDKNTPGLSLGNEEHKMGIRGSSTRQVFFSDAQVPKENVLGEIGKGHLIAFNVLNIGRIKLAAACLGGAKGAAIQSIKYANERVQFKLPISKFGAIRYKLAQQAIRMYAVESAIYRAGDDIYRMEQRLLAEGKGSNEALLGAAREFAVECAMLKVEGSEVLDYVVDEGVQIFGGYGFSADYPMDRAYRDSRINRIFEGTNEINRMLAVDMILKKGLKGEIDLMGPAQAVQQELLAIPSMGESDDSPFAAEKKAIAGLKKAILMVAGTAVQKYMNSLAKEQEVLTNIADMAIKTYVAESTLLRVEKEIAAKGEETLSRELDMARVYLSDTIDIVERAGKEAIASMTEGDEQRLLSMGLKRFTKADLFNVKDARRRVAAGLIEANDYIY, from the coding sequence ATGGAAGTATCCCAAAAAGCTGTCGTGAAGGGCGGCGAATTCATCATCAAACCGACCGATGCGCAGGACGTTTTCACCCCGGCCGATTTCAGTGAGGAGCAGCGCCTGATGCACCAGACCTGCCTGGACTTTGTGGCCCAGGAAGTAACTCCTCTGTTGGAGCGCCTCGACAACCACGAGGAAGGCCTGATGCGCGGCCTGATGGAGAAAGCTGGCCAGCAGGGCCTGTTCGGGGTCAGCATCCCCGAGCAGTTTGGGGGCCTGGACATGGACTTCCCCACGGCGCTGCGCGTGACGGAGGGCGTGGGCGGTGGCCACTCGTTCCCGGTGGCGTTTGCGGCGCACACGGGCATTGCCATGCTGCCCATTCTGTACTTCGGCACCGACGCGCAAAAGGAAAAATACCTGCCCGGCCTCACCGACGGCACCCTGATGGGGGCCTACTGCCTCACCGAGCCCGGCTCGGGCTCCGACGCGCTGGGCGCCAAAACCAAGGCCGTGCTGAACGCCGAAGGCACGCACTACGTGCTGAACGGCCAGAAAATGTGGATCACCAACGCCGGTTTTGCCGACGTATTTATCGTGTTTGCCAAGATTGACGGAGAACAGTTCACCGGCTTCATCGTGGACAAAAACACGCCCGGGCTGAGCCTGGGCAACGAGGAGCACAAGATGGGCATCCGTGGCAGCAGCACGCGCCAGGTGTTTTTCAGCGACGCGCAGGTACCCAAAGAGAACGTCCTGGGCGAGATTGGCAAAGGCCACCTCATCGCCTTCAACGTGCTGAACATCGGCCGCATCAAGCTGGCCGCCGCTTGCCTGGGCGGGGCCAAAGGCGCGGCCATCCAAAGCATTAAGTACGCCAACGAGCGGGTGCAGTTCAAGCTGCCCATCAGCAAGTTCGGCGCTATTCGCTACAAGCTGGCCCAGCAAGCCATCCGCATGTATGCCGTAGAATCGGCTATCTACCGCGCCGGCGACGACATCTACCGCATGGAGCAGCGCCTGCTAGCGGAAGGCAAGGGGAGCAACGAGGCCCTGCTGGGCGCCGCCCGCGAGTTTGCCGTAGAGTGCGCCATGCTGAAAGTGGAAGGCTCGGAAGTGCTGGACTACGTGGTAGACGAAGGCGTGCAGATTTTCGGCGGCTACGGCTTCTCGGCCGACTACCCGATGGACCGCGCCTACCGCGACTCGCGCATCAACCGCATCTTTGAGGGCACCAACGAAATTAACCGCATGCTGGCGGTGGACATGATTTTGAAGAAGGGCCTGAAGGGTGAAATTGACCTGATGGGCCCCGCCCAGGCCGTGCAGCAAGAGCTGCTGGCCATTCCGAGCATGGGCGAGAGCGACGATTCGCCGTTTGCCGCCGAGAAAAAAGCCATTGCTGGCCTCAAAAAAGCCATCCTGATGGTGGCCGGCACGGCCGTGCAGAAGTACATGAACTCGCTAGCCAAGGAGCAGGAAGTGTTGACCAACATCGCCGACATGGCCATCAAAACCTACGTGGCCGAAAGCACCCTGCTGCGCGTGGAAAAAGAAATTGCTGCCAAAGGCGAGGAGACATTGAGCCGCGAGCTGGACATGGCCCGCGTGTACCTCTCCGACACCATTGACATCGTGGAGCGCGCCGGCAAGGAAGCCATCGCCAGCATGACCGAAGGCGACGAGCAGCGTTTGCTGAGCATGGGCCTCAAGCGCTTCACCAAGGCCGACCTCTTCAACGTGAAAGACGCCCGCCGCCGCGTGGCCGCTGGCCTCATCGAAGCCAACGACTACATCTACTAG
- the recG gene encoding ATP-dependent DNA helicase RecG, translated as MSFFNTRLEFLRGVGAQRGQLLGKELGLFTYGDLIQRYPFRYLDRTQFYNVVDLHEDLPYVQVKGILRNRQLVGEGPKQRLTATLSDASGDLDLVWFKGIKWMQQIVQNQKEYILFGKPTMFNGRPQMAHPELEEVTEAKAGQSFLQPVYNTSEKLKNYHRVDSKAIMRMVADLLKIALPHVTETLSPALVEQYALMGKAQAMQQIHFPQNPDLLAAARFRLKFEELFYIQLKLLRQKDQRKVTLAGQIFNQVPTLVDFYNNHLSFDLTGAQKRVIHDIYKDFCAGQQMNRLLQGDVGSGKTIVAFIAMLMAADNGAQSCLMAPTEILADQHYQGLKVYADALGIHLGKLTGSTRTAQRRVLHEELRNGTMHMLVGTHALLEDVVQFRNLGLTIMDEQHRFGVAQRSKLWQKNPHVIPHVLVMTATPIPRTLAMTLYGDLDVSVIDELPAGRKPIVTVHRYDANRLKVFEFIRQQVQLGRQAYIVYPLIEESETLDYKDLTDGYESVTRAFPEMQISMVHGRMKAEEKDFEMARFVKKETQIMVATTVIEVGVNVPNSSVMVIESAERFGLSQLHQLRGRVGRGADQSYCILMSGFKLSKDARTRLETMVRTNNGFEIADIDLKLRGPGDLMGTQQSGVLDLLIADLAKDGRILSESRAAAQSLLAEDPELAKAENGNIRHHIDSLPANAVNWSRIS; from the coding sequence ATGAGTTTCTTTAATACCCGGCTGGAGTTTTTGCGGGGCGTGGGGGCCCAGCGGGGGCAGCTGCTGGGCAAGGAGCTGGGCCTGTTCACCTACGGCGACCTGATCCAGCGCTATCCGTTCCGCTACCTCGACCGGACGCAGTTTTACAACGTCGTGGATTTGCACGAAGACCTGCCTTACGTGCAGGTGAAGGGCATTTTGCGCAACCGCCAACTCGTGGGCGAGGGCCCCAAGCAGCGCCTCACGGCCACGCTGAGCGACGCCAGCGGCGACCTGGACCTGGTGTGGTTCAAGGGCATCAAGTGGATGCAGCAGATTGTGCAGAACCAGAAGGAATACATTCTGTTTGGCAAGCCCACGATGTTCAACGGGCGGCCCCAGATGGCCCACCCCGAGCTGGAGGAAGTGACCGAGGCTAAGGCGGGCCAGAGCTTTTTGCAGCCGGTGTACAACACCAGCGAGAAACTCAAAAACTACCACCGCGTGGACAGCAAGGCCATCATGCGCATGGTGGCCGACCTGCTGAAAATTGCGCTGCCGCACGTCACCGAGACGCTTTCGCCAGCCCTCGTGGAGCAGTACGCGCTGATGGGCAAGGCCCAGGCGATGCAGCAAATCCACTTTCCGCAGAACCCGGACTTGCTGGCCGCGGCGCGGTTCCGGCTCAAGTTTGAGGAGCTGTTTTACATCCAGCTCAAGCTGTTGCGCCAGAAAGACCAACGCAAGGTGACGCTGGCCGGCCAGATTTTTAACCAGGTGCCCACGCTGGTTGATTTCTATAACAACCACCTCAGCTTCGATCTCACGGGGGCCCAGAAGCGGGTTATCCACGACATTTACAAGGACTTCTGCGCCGGCCAGCAAATGAACCGGCTGTTGCAGGGCGACGTGGGCTCGGGCAAAACCATCGTGGCCTTCATCGCCATGCTGATGGCGGCCGACAACGGGGCCCAGAGCTGCCTTATGGCCCCCACCGAAATCCTGGCCGACCAGCACTACCAGGGCCTGAAGGTGTACGCCGACGCGCTGGGCATCCACTTGGGCAAGCTCACGGGCAGCACCCGCACGGCCCAGCGCCGCGTGCTGCACGAGGAGCTGCGCAACGGCACGATGCACATGCTGGTGGGCACCCACGCCCTGCTGGAGGACGTGGTGCAGTTCCGCAACCTGGGCCTCACGATTATGGACGAGCAGCACCGCTTCGGGGTGGCGCAGCGCTCGAAGCTGTGGCAGAAAAACCCGCACGTCATCCCGCACGTGCTGGTGATGACGGCCACGCCCATCCCGCGCACGCTAGCCATGACGCTGTACGGCGACCTCGACGTGAGCGTGATTGACGAGCTGCCGGCCGGCCGCAAACCCATCGTGACGGTGCACCGCTACGACGCCAACCGCCTGAAAGTGTTTGAGTTCATTCGCCAGCAGGTGCAGCTGGGGCGGCAGGCGTACATCGTGTACCCGCTGATTGAGGAGTCGGAAACATTGGACTACAAGGACCTGACAGATGGCTACGAGAGTGTGACGCGCGCCTTCCCGGAAATGCAAATTAGCATGGTGCACGGGCGCATGAAAGCCGAGGAAAAGGACTTCGAAATGGCGCGCTTCGTGAAAAAAGAAACCCAGATTATGGTGGCCACCACCGTAATCGAAGTGGGCGTAAACGTGCCCAACTCGTCGGTGATGGTGATTGAGTCGGCCGAGCGATTCGGCCTTTCGCAGCTGCACCAGCTGCGGGGCCGCGTGGGCCGCGGGGCCGACCAGAGCTACTGCATCCTCATGTCGGGCTTCAAACTGAGCAAGGACGCCCGCACCCGCCTCGAAACGATGGTACGTACCAACAACGGCTTCGAAATTGCCGACATTGACCTAAAGCTCCGGGGCCCCGGCGACCTCATGGGCACTCAGCAAAGCGGCGTGCTTGACCTGCTTATTGCCGACTTGGCCAAGGACGGACGCATCCTGAGCGAGAGCCGCGCCGCTGCCCAGTCGCTACTGGCGGAAGACCCCGAATTGGCCAAGGCCGAAAATGGTAACATCCGCCACCACATTGACAGCTTACCCGCCAACGCCGTGAACTGGAGCCGGATTAGCTAA
- the gldD gene encoding gliding motility lipoprotein GldD, with amino-acid sequence MPRFAGRLAWLGALALGLAACTAAPDFTPKPKGYNRIVLPPHRYRALPDGHPYTFDYSQSAVVKRDSSYMAQPHWLNIYYPQLHANVQITYMDVARDRRLYNKMMEDARKLTGKHQVKATAIDERILKMPNGMRASVFELQGEVPSQFQFYTTDSTKHFLRGALYFQTATANDSLAPVIEYVKTDMVQMLNTLKYR; translated from the coding sequence TTGCCGCGCTTCGCCGGCCGGCTGGCTTGGCTGGGGGCCCTGGCCCTCGGGCTGGCCGCATGCACGGCCGCGCCCGACTTCACGCCTAAGCCCAAGGGCTACAACCGTATTGTGTTGCCGCCCCACCGCTACCGGGCCCTGCCCGATGGCCACCCCTACACGTTCGACTACTCGCAGTCGGCGGTGGTGAAGCGCGACTCGTCGTACATGGCGCAGCCGCACTGGCTGAACATCTATTATCCACAACTGCATGCCAACGTGCAGATTACGTACATGGACGTGGCCCGCGACCGGCGCCTCTACAACAAGATGATGGAGGACGCTCGCAAGCTCACCGGCAAGCACCAGGTGAAGGCCACGGCCATTGATGAGCGCATTTTGAAGATGCCCAACGGCATGCGGGCTTCGGTGTTTGAGCTGCAAGGCGAGGTGCCAAGCCAGTTCCAGTTTTATACCACCGACAGCACCAAGCACTTTTTGCGCGGGGCCCTGTACTTCCAAACCGCCACCGCCAACGACTCGCTGGCCCCGGTAATTGAGTACGTGAAAACCGACATGGTGCAGATGCTGAATACGTTGAAGTACCGGTAG
- a CDS encoding single-stranded DNA-binding protein — protein sequence MAGVNKVILVGNLGKDPEVRHLEGGVSVAHFTLATNEYFKDKQGTRVERTEWHNISAWRGLAEMADKFLKKGQQVYIEGKLRTRQYQDKDQQTRYITEIIADEISMLGARPGGSPGAPAAVAEPAVSFRQEPELDQLPF from the coding sequence ATGGCCGGAGTAAACAAAGTAATTTTAGTAGGCAACTTGGGCAAGGACCCCGAGGTGCGGCACCTGGAAGGCGGCGTAAGCGTGGCGCACTTCACGCTCGCCACCAACGAGTACTTCAAAGACAAGCAAGGCACGCGCGTGGAGCGCACCGAGTGGCACAACATTTCCGCCTGGCGTGGCCTGGCGGAAATGGCCGACAAATTCCTCAAGAAAGGCCAGCAGGTGTACATCGAAGGCAAGCTGCGCACCCGCCAGTACCAGGACAAAGACCAGCAAACCCGCTACATCACCGAAATCATCGCCGATGAGATTTCGATGCTGGGCGCCCGGCCGGGCGGCTCGCCCGGGGCCCCGGCCGCGGTGGCCGAGCCAGCGGTCAGCTTTCGGCAGGAGCCGGAGCTGGACCAGCTGCCGTTTTAG
- the mutY gene encoding A/G-specific adenine glycosylase: MANLPRQPSVLAAALLAWYPRHHRDLPWRHTRDPYAIWLSEVILQQTRVAQGLPYYEAFLAAYPTVQALAGAPEQEVLRLWQGLGYYSRARNMHHTAQQVVQEHGGQFPTTYAGLLKLRGVGPYTAAAIASFAFDEAVAVLDGNVYRVLARIFGLHADIAAPASRKEFQALADQHIPASAPADFNQAIMEFGALQCTPARPDCLFCPMQHSCWAFQHGQVALLPVKSKAKAARVRYLHYLVLRHGEAMYLKKRGEKDIWQGLYDFAVVETTGLELDAAEVLRHVEALGGQLDTSLAAEPGAPPLLKHVLSHQKLEARFHTVWLAGPLPATSLADTGLRAYSPAEIEELPKPQLIANYLGKN, translated from the coding sequence TTGGCTAATCTCCCCCGCCAACCTTCTGTGCTGGCCGCCGCGCTGCTGGCCTGGTACCCCCGCCACCACCGCGACTTGCCCTGGCGCCATACCCGCGACCCATACGCCATCTGGCTGTCCGAAGTTATTCTCCAGCAAACCCGCGTGGCGCAGGGCCTCCCCTATTACGAAGCCTTTCTGGCCGCTTACCCCACGGTGCAGGCGCTGGCCGGGGCCCCCGAGCAGGAAGTGCTGCGCTTGTGGCAGGGACTGGGCTACTACTCCCGGGCCCGCAACATGCACCATACGGCCCAGCAAGTGGTGCAGGAGCACGGCGGCCAATTCCCGACCACCTACGCCGGCCTGCTGAAGCTGCGCGGCGTGGGGCCCTACACGGCGGCGGCTATTGCCTCGTTTGCCTTCGACGAAGCGGTGGCCGTGCTCGATGGCAACGTGTACCGAGTGCTGGCGCGCATTTTTGGGCTGCACGCCGACATTGCCGCGCCAGCCTCGCGCAAGGAATTTCAGGCCCTGGCCGACCAGCACATTCCAGCCTCGGCCCCTGCCGATTTCAACCAGGCCATCATGGAGTTTGGGGCCCTGCAATGCACCCCGGCGCGGCCCGATTGCCTGTTTTGCCCCATGCAGCACAGTTGCTGGGCGTTTCAGCACGGGCAAGTGGCACTGCTGCCGGTAAAGAGCAAAGCAAAGGCGGCGCGTGTGCGCTACCTGCACTACCTGGTGCTGCGCCACGGCGAGGCCATGTACTTAAAGAAGCGCGGCGAAAAAGATATTTGGCAGGGCCTGTACGACTTCGCCGTAGTTGAAACCACTGGCTTAGAGCTGGATGCGGCCGAGGTGCTGCGCCACGTGGAAGCCCTGGGCGGCCAGCTCGATACTAGCCTCGCGGCCGAGCCAGGGGCCCCACCCCTGCTCAAGCACGTGCTGAGCCACCAGAAGCTGGAGGCGCGCTTCCATACCGTGTGGCTGGCGGGGCCCCTGCCGGCGACATCCTTGGCCGATACGGGCCTGCGGGCGTATTCGCCGGCCGAAATTGAGGAGTTACCCAAGCCGCAACTTATTGCCAATTATTTGGGCAAAAATTGA
- a CDS encoding HU family DNA-binding protein, with protein MTKAEVIAEISQKTGIEKADVLMTVEAFFKVVKDSMTEGNNIYVRGFGSFVNKKRARKVARNISKNTSLIIEEHYIPSFKPSKTFVAKIKNSKKVKTTAAKA; from the coding sequence GTGACCAAAGCAGAGGTAATCGCCGAAATTTCGCAGAAAACCGGCATCGAGAAAGCAGATGTGTTGATGACCGTAGAAGCCTTCTTCAAAGTGGTGAAGGATTCGATGACCGAGGGCAACAACATTTACGTGCGCGGCTTCGGCTCTTTCGTTAACAAGAAGCGCGCCCGGAAAGTGGCCCGCAACATCTCGAAAAACACGTCGCTCATCATCGAGGAGCACTACATCCCGAGCTTCAAGCCGTCGAAAACCTTCGTGGCTAAAATCAAAAACAGCAAGAAAGTAAAAACCACGGCTGCTAAAGCTTAA